The genomic window GTATGAACAGAGATATCATGGTTATAAATAAAGTGAGAAAATGGTTAAAAGAGTCAGGTAGAACGTACCAATCATTGGCGGAGGAAATTGGTGTGAGTAAATCTCTTATGGGGCATATACTTACGAATAAACGTCAATTTACACCGGAACGTATGATTGATGTAGCGAAGGCAATGGGCGTGACAGTCCAAGATTTAATCTCTCCTGAACAAACGGAGGAAAAACCATATTCTTTTCAGTTACGTGGAAGTGCTGATTCACTGAATGCGAAAGAGGACATAAGAAAGATGATGTTTGCGATTGAAGATTATCTTCGAATTGAAAGAGCTAATTTTCCTAAAGAGGGTTAAATAAATGACAAAAAGACATTATCACTCTGGACTAACAGAAAGAGAAAGAGCTGAAAAAGTAGGCGAAGCTCACGCATATCAGGTTTTAAATGAACATTTCGGTTCAGATGTATTTATAGGTTCTAGTATAGAAATTAAACTACATGAACTTTCTCATGTGATTTATCGGGATGTTGATGATGAAAAATATCAAGGAGCAACCGTTACTTATACTACAGGTGAGGTTTTTGTTGTATTAAATACTCATTTGCCATTACGTACACGTTATTTTACGGCTACGCATGAATTATGGCATGTGCTAAAAATCAAAGACATGATTAATAATGAAATAGATGAAGAACGTGCGGCAGACCGTTTTGCGGCGGCTCTTATGATGCCAGAACCACTTGTACGCTCTTTATGGGACAACTTAGTTAAAGACATAGAACCTGAAAAAGCTGTCATTATGATTGCGGATATGTCATCTGCACCATATGAAGCCGTAGCACGTCGCGTTTTCGAATTGGATTTACCTAACGCTTCTGAACGAATGAAAAATTACAAAGAGCAGGAATGGATTGCATTTCGTCAAAGATTTAACCTTCCAGAAAGCCCTCTTGACCGTCCACTTCCATTTGTAAGCTTTGCAAAGTACGCAGAATCTATCGAAAACGAAATTGCGAAGGGTGAGCTGGATCACATCCAA from Priestia megaterium includes these protein-coding regions:
- a CDS encoding helix-turn-helix transcriptional regulator; the encoded protein is MNRDIMVINKVRKWLKESGRTYQSLAEEIGVSKSLMGHILTNKRQFTPERMIDVAKAMGVTVQDLISPEQTEEKPYSFQLRGSADSLNAKEDIRKMMFAIEDYLRIERANFPKEG
- a CDS encoding ImmA/IrrE family metallo-endopeptidase, which encodes MTKRHYHSGLTERERAEKVGEAHAYQVLNEHFGSDVFIGSSIEIKLHELSHVIYRDVDDEKYQGATVTYTTGEVFVVLNTHLPLRTRYFTATHELWHVLKIKDMINNEIDEERAADRFAAALMMPEPLVRSLWDNLVKDIEPEKAVIMIADMSSAPYEAVARRVFELDLPNASERMKNYKEQEWIAFRQRFNLPESPLDRPLPFVSFAKYAESIENEIAKGELDHIQGATKLANSSIEKAKELQAKAMDKMRAASSDDEEEEDKG